In the genome of Vicia villosa cultivar HV-30 ecotype Madison, WI linkage group LG7, Vvil1.0, whole genome shotgun sequence, one region contains:
- the LOC131618930 gene encoding uncharacterized protein LOC131618930, which yields MLVTDYAAKFTELAKFYPHFDGEGAKFSKCIKFENGLRSEIKKAIGYQQIRIFPNLVDTCRIFKEDNVAHYKIVSDRRGKPNQQRGKPYDAPAGKGKQRAAPGQRTSGGGAPAPIVCFKCGKAGHKSTYCTNEVKKCFHCGKTGHMMSKCRHKEVVCFNCGEEGHIGSQCQKPKKARAGSKVFALAGTQTSTEDRLIRGTCFINSIPLITIIDTGATHCFIAAEYVERLGLVLSSMNGEMVVEVPAKGSATTSLVCLKCPLSIFDRDFAVDLVCLPLAGLDVILGMNWLEYNYAHINCYNKTVRFSTAEEEEAGLVSSKQVQQLLKEEAEMFSLMATLSIENQNIIDELPVVREFPEVLPDEIPNVPPKRGIEFTIDLVPGTRPVSMAP from the coding sequence ATGTTGGTGACTGACTATGCTGCGAAGTTCACTGAATTGGCCAAATTTTATCCACACTTTGATGGGGAGGGTGCAAAAttttcaaagtgcatcaagtttgagaacgggTTGCGCTCTGAAATCAAGAAGGCTATAGGGTATCAGCAGATCCGCATTTTTCCTAACTTGGTAGACACCTGCAGAATTTTTAAGGAAGATAATGTCGCTCATTATAAGATTGTCAGTGATAGAAGAGGCAAGCCGAATCAGCAACGAGGCAAGCCTTATGACGCTCCAGCTGGCAAGGGCAAACAGAGGGCTGCTCCGGGCCAGAGAACAAGTGGGGGAGGTGCTCCTGCCCCGATTGTGTGTTTTAAGTGTGGAAAGGCTGGTCACAAGAGTACTTACTGCACTAACGAAGTTAAGAAGTGTTTCCATTGTGGCAAGACTGGTCATATGATGTCTAAATGTAGACATAAAGAAGTGGTTTGTTTTAATTGCGGCGAAGAAGGACATATTGGAAGTCAATGTCAGAAGCCGAAGAAGGCACGAGCTGGTAGTAAGGTGTTCGCGTTGGCTGGTACTCAGACAAGCACTGAGGACAGACTCAttagaggtacttgtttcatcaATAGTATACCTTTAATTACCATTATCGATACTGGTGCTACACATTGTTTTATTGCTGCTGAATAtgttgaaagattgggtcttGTGCTATCTTCTATGAATGGCGAGATGGTAGTTGAGGTTCCAGCTAAAGGATCTGCGACTACATCTCTTGTTTGTTTAAAGTGTCCGTTGTCGATCTTCGACAGGGACTTTGCTGTTGATTTAGTGTGTTTGCCATTAGCCGGGCTAGACGTAAttttgggaatgaactggttagaatatAACTATGCTCACATCAATTGTTATAACAAGACTGTGAGATTTTCAACTGCCGAGGAGGAAGAAGCTGGTTTAGTGTCATCTAAGCAGGTACAACAGTTGTTGAAGGAAGAAGCAGAGATGTTCTCGTTGATGGCAACATTGTCAATCGAGAATCAGAATATCATCGATGAGCTACCGGTGGTGCgtgaatttcctgaagttttGCCTGACGAAATTCCTAACGTGCCGCCAAAAAGAGGAATTGAGTTtacgattgatcttgtacctggtaccagacctgtttctatggcaccATAA